From a single Oreochromis niloticus isolate F11D_XX linkage group LG4, O_niloticus_UMD_NMBU, whole genome shotgun sequence genomic region:
- the LOC102077529 gene encoding gastrula zinc finger protein XlCGF57.1, translating to MSSIQLLRVLVNERLAAAADDILEAVKKTIAGYEEEILLSKREIRRQRRMLQRESRSETYAGKHSDQPQLTLTVWDEDFPEDQQQAEEQCELEWSPGQDLENEESLQTDKKQEEDEEQPQHPLQELREEEEQALQEVEGEENSAIGFIFKHQPSSPSTKGGGGDPLPSTSTEQEQAQEEVTVEDNDEASSSSSTVNSDDEWRASMDSQSDDSDRSHEWKPKKKKGPRVPMAPTLHLAKKLKSRICCKVCGKGFHANISLVNHMEIHPKDICGVCGEHFDSEESFQSHVKTHVKAEICSVCGKCFGTSSNLETHMRIHTGEKPFLCSECGKSFNCRHNMMRHIRIHTGEKPYTCTICGKCFNDYSTLKRHLLVHIRKKTRNPENSSVNDDGDKELKTSQSKKSRAICEVCGKMFHSVVSLVNHAKSHATDVCGVCGMNFDSEENLKSHLKTHKSGKVCEVCGKCFDGHGNLEMHMRIHTGEKPFLCNECGKSFNCRHNMLRHIRTHTGEKPFLCNVCGRGFSDQTSLKQHSSTHTGVKPYRCEVCGKGFHRKTYVRLHMKSHTSGK from the exons ATGTCCAGCATCCAGCTGCTCAGAGTGCTCGTTAACGAGCGGCTGGCCGCGGCCGCCGACGACATCTTGGAGGCGGTGAAGAAGACCATCGCGGGCTATGAGGAGGAGATCCTGCTCTCCAAACGGGAGATCCGCCGCCAGCGACGGATGCTGCAGAGAGAGTCCAGATCAGAGACGTACGCCGGCAAACACTCAG accAGCCACAGCTCACGCTGACTGTCTGGGACGAGGACTTCCCCGAGGATCAGCAGCAGGCAGAGGAGCAGTGTGAGCTGGAGTGGAGCCCCGGTCAAGACTTGGAGAATGAAGAATCTCTACAGACGGACAAGAAGcaggaggaggacgaggagcagCCACAGCACCCGCTTCAGGAGCtgagggaggaggaagagcaggcGCTGCAAGAGGTTGAAGGGGAGGAGAATAGCGCCATCGGATTCATCTTCAAGCATCAGCCCAGCTCTCCGAGCACTAAAGGAGGTGGTGGCGATCCTCTACCCAGCACGTCCACAGAACAGGAGCAGGCGCAGGAGGAAGTGACTGTGGAGGACAATGACGAggcctcctccagctcctcgACTGTCAACAGCGATGATGAGTGGAGGGCCAGCATGGATTCTCAGAGCGACGACAGCGACAGAAGCCACGAGTGGAagccgaagaagaagaaggggccTCGTGTACCGATGGCGCCGACACTGCACCTGGCTAAAAAACTCAAATCCAGAATCTGCTGTAAAGTGTGCGGGAAAGGCTTCCACGCCAACATCTCTTTGGTGAACCACATGGAGATTCACCCCAAGGACATCTGTGGCGTGTGCGGGGAACATTTCGACAGCGAGGAGAGCTTTCAGAGTCACGTGAAAACCCACGTGAAAGCGGAGATCTGCAGCGTCTGTGGGAAGTGTTTCGGGACATCGAGCAACCTGGAGACGCACATGAGGATCCACACGGGGGAGAAACCGTTCCTGTGCAGCGAGTGCGGGAAATCCTTCAACTGCCGTCACAACATGATGCGACACATCAGGATACACACAGGGGAAAAACCGTACACCTGCACCATCTGTGGGAAATGCTTCAATGACTACTCGACTCTGAAGCGCCATCTGCTGGTTCATATCCGCAAGAAAACCCGCAATCCAGAAAACTCATCAGTTAATGATGACGGCGACAAGGAGCTCAAGACATCGCAGTCAAAAAAGTCCCGGGCTATATGCGAAGTATGCGGGAAAATGTTCCACTCGGTGGTTTCTCTGGTGAATCACGCCAAAAGTCATGCCACGGATGTCTGCGGCGTTTGCGGGATGAATTTCGATTCTGAGGAAAACTTGAAAAGTCACCTGAAGACTCACAAAAGTGGGAAGGTCTGCGAAGTGTGCGGTAAGTGTTTCGACGGGCACGGAAACCTGGAGATGCACATGAGGATTCACACCGGGGAGAAACCGTTTCTGTGCAACGAGTGCGGGAAATCCTTCAACTGCAGACACAACATGCTGCGGCACATCAGGACGCACACGGGGGAGAAGCCGTTTCTGTGCAACGTTTGCGGCCGAGGCTTCAGCGACCAAACGAGCCTGAAGCAGCACAGCAGCACGCACACGGGAGTCAAACCGTACCGCTGCGAGGTCTGCGGGAAAGGCTTCCACCGAAAGACGTACGTGAGACTGCACATGAAGAGCCACACGTCTGGGAAGTGA